From a single Aggregatilinea lenta genomic region:
- a CDS encoding carbohydrate kinase family protein, giving the protein MIDYVAFGIILDDIVFPRGVTQMGVLGGGGPQTAWGMAAALGSGAEVGLVTGVGTDLDVDALAPMQAAGVNLDGVRRTDQPTPRAWQVLEFNGRRTQLWRVPGPSLGVQLARNWDVLPPAYRAARHFHWGIHPDDVARDLAFARHLRSLGKHVSLEPFRSPDAPLSDDDLRALLDACDVFSPNLFEAARITGRPARSGIVRRCREMGGRVLALRCGADGADVWDLPRGEGVRVPAAAPAAVVDEVGAGNAFCGALLARLDDGIAEAACHASAAASYLVEQVGIPAALPDPADYARRVMEVRAGMEFLRLE; this is encoded by the coding sequence ATGATCGACTACGTTGCATTCGGCATCATTCTGGACGATATCGTGTTCCCGCGGGGCGTTACGCAGATGGGCGTGCTCGGCGGGGGCGGGCCGCAGACCGCGTGGGGCATGGCCGCTGCGCTCGGATCGGGCGCGGAAGTCGGGCTGGTAACGGGCGTCGGCACGGATCTGGATGTGGATGCGCTCGCGCCGATGCAGGCCGCAGGCGTCAACCTGGACGGCGTGCGCCGCACGGATCAACCCACGCCGCGCGCGTGGCAGGTGCTCGAATTCAACGGGCGGCGCACGCAGCTCTGGCGCGTGCCGGGCCCGTCGCTGGGCGTGCAGTTGGCGCGGAACTGGGACGTACTGCCGCCTGCGTACCGCGCGGCGCGCCATTTTCATTGGGGCATCCATCCCGACGACGTGGCGCGGGATCTCGCGTTTGCGCGGCATCTGCGCAGCCTGGGCAAGCACGTGAGCCTGGAACCGTTCCGGTCTCCCGATGCGCCCCTGAGTGACGACGATCTGCGCGCGCTGCTCGACGCGTGCGACGTTTTTTCGCCCAATCTGTTCGAGGCGGCCCGCATCACCGGTCGTCCCGCCCGGTCCGGTATCGTGCGGCGCTGCCGCGAGATGGGCGGGCGGGTACTCGCGCTGCGCTGTGGCGCGGACGGCGCGGACGTGTGGGATCTGCCGCGCGGTGAGGGTGTACGCGTCCCGGCGGCGGCTCCGGCGGCGGTCGTGGATGAGGTTGGCGCGGGGAATGCGTTCTGCGGCGCGCTGCTGGCCCGGCTGGACGACGGGATCGCAGAGGCGGCCTGTCACGCCAGCGCGGCGGCGTCCTACCTCGTCGAGCAGGTGGGCATTCCGGCGGCGCTGCCCGATCCGGCGGACTATGCGCGGCGCGTGATGGAAGTCCGCGCGGGGATGGAATTTTTGCGCCTGGAGTGA
- a CDS encoding PfkB family carbohydrate kinase, with translation MSEHAFVPPDFVGVGGIFVDDIVYADGTTRMAVLGGGVSHAAAGMRIWGQRAGIVACAGRDLPDAARQRLERDFDTRGLIWLDIPQARAWQLFEWDGQRREIYRVDELAPFVYRPAPGEVPPVFHAARAVYLLRDIDSLADWRALYPHATLLWEPLQQVMLAENTAAFRAALPHTDIVSPNWIEAEAIYGTDDPAALVYAMLADGARIAALRMGEAGSLVGMQGDPAVLRVPAVPVPDVIDQTGAGNTYCGAFLAGWQIAHDLRQAAAYGAVAASFCLEGVGVADPLPGFEAERDQRLAWALARMEPVPVTDQ, from the coding sequence GTGAGTGAGCACGCATTCGTTCCGCCCGACTTCGTCGGCGTGGGCGGGATCTTCGTGGACGACATCGTGTATGCGGACGGCACAACGCGTATGGCCGTGCTGGGCGGCGGCGTCAGCCACGCAGCGGCGGGCATGCGGATCTGGGGACAGCGCGCGGGCATCGTCGCGTGCGCCGGGCGCGATTTGCCGGACGCGGCCCGGCAGCGATTGGAACGCGACTTCGACACGCGCGGGCTGATCTGGCTGGACATCCCGCAGGCGCGGGCGTGGCAGTTGTTCGAGTGGGACGGGCAGCGGCGCGAGATCTACCGCGTGGACGAGCTGGCTCCGTTTGTGTACCGTCCCGCGCCGGGCGAGGTTCCGCCGGTTTTTCACGCCGCCCGCGCGGTCTACCTGCTGCGCGACATCGACTCGCTGGCGGACTGGCGCGCGCTGTATCCCCACGCCACGCTGCTGTGGGAGCCGCTGCAGCAGGTCATGCTGGCGGAGAACACCGCCGCATTCCGCGCCGCGCTGCCCCATACGGACATCGTTTCGCCCAACTGGATCGAGGCGGAAGCGATCTACGGCACGGACGACCCGGCGGCGCTGGTGTATGCGATGCTGGCGGACGGCGCGCGGATCGCGGCGCTGCGCATGGGCGAAGCGGGATCGCTGGTGGGGATGCAGGGCGATCCGGCGGTGCTGCGCGTGCCCGCCGTGCCCGTGCCGGACGTGATCGACCAAACGGGCGCGGGCAATACCTACTGCGGCGCGTTCCTGGCCGGGTGGCAGATCGCGCACGATCTGCGGCAGGCGGCGGCTTATGGCGCGGTCGCGGCGTCGTTTTGCCTGGAAGGCGTCGGGGTCGCCGATCCGCTGCCGGGCTTCGAGGCCGAACGCGACCAGCGGCTGGCCTGGGCGCTGGCGCGCATGGAGCCGGTCCCCGTCACGGATCAGTGA
- a CDS encoding dihydrofolate reductase family protein yields the protein MAKVIGGMTLSLDGFVAEPDGNIDRLYPDMDALHASEVLQEEIRTTGAIVMGRHSYDMADPDWFADDYEYQVPIFVLTHHVPEKKPKENDALTVTFVTEGIESAIAQAKAAAGDRNVLLIGASMNQQCLNAGLCDELHIGIMPVLFGIGPRLFEHLQMPDHITLEKIRIFEAGERTDLWYRIVH from the coding sequence ATGGCGAAAGTGATTGGCGGTATGACGCTGTCCCTGGACGGCTTTGTGGCCGAGCCTGACGGGAACATCGATCGTTTGTATCCCGACATGGACGCATTGCACGCGTCGGAGGTGCTCCAGGAGGAAATCCGCACGACGGGGGCGATCGTCATGGGGCGGCATTCCTACGACATGGCCGACCCGGATTGGTTCGCGGATGACTACGAGTACCAGGTGCCGATCTTCGTGTTGACGCACCACGTCCCGGAGAAGAAGCCGAAGGAAAACGATGCGCTGACGGTGACCTTCGTGACGGAAGGCATCGAGAGCGCAATCGCGCAGGCCAAAGCCGCCGCCGGAGACCGCAACGTGCTCCTGATCGGCGCGAGCATGAATCAGCAGTGCCTCAACGCCGGGCTGTGCGACGAGTTGCACATCGGCATCATGCCCGTGCTGTTCGGCATCGGGCCGCGCCTGTTCGAGCATCTTCAAATGCCGGATCACATTACGCTCGAAAAAATCAGGATCTTCGAGGCAGGCGAGCGAACCGATCTCTGGTACCGGATCGTTCACTGA
- a CDS encoding molybdopterin-dependent oxidoreductase: protein MQRKPGLITGALVAVTITAPLMAVLYLADQIAGLAFVPYDFFDWIGRVLPGDIVIRAIHTIVDVITALNLGETSSTAKTIETLIALVQFFVGGVVAGTILFAVLRWLDREGRADMLYFVGLIGGAILGLPMIVISLHVNTTADAPDQVRVLWLAVAFLVWGGAITWAYLRLKRLSSPAEEAGMSGVEVVSLSRRQFLVRVGAATATLTVLGAGVAYALEWQDSREYQQRIERNRAAAMPDDLPNAGAGVQPVAGTRPEYTPLEDHYRIDINVRPPEIDGASWRLKIDGLVDNPMEIGIDDLRSTYNARDQYVTLACISNPVAGDLTSTTLWTGPSLRDVLADAGLQDGATHLRISAEDGFYETVALDVVNNDERVMLAYDWDHIPLLTQHGFPLRVYIPDHYGMKQPKWITEIEVMDHDEDGYWVTRGWDKEARMRATSVIDVVAADMSYEQDGQTFVPVGGIAHAGARGISKVEVSVDDGEWVEAELRQPLSETTWVLWRYDWPFQAGEHTFAVRCYEGDGTPQVEERHSTMPAGATGIHTVTRTV, encoded by the coding sequence ATGCAGCGCAAGCCCGGATTAATCACCGGCGCACTCGTCGCCGTCACTATTACCGCTCCGCTCATGGCCGTGCTGTATCTCGCCGACCAGATTGCGGGTCTCGCGTTTGTGCCATATGACTTCTTCGATTGGATCGGGCGCGTGCTGCCCGGCGATATTGTCATCCGGGCTATTCACACCATCGTGGACGTGATCACGGCGCTCAACCTGGGCGAAACGTCGAGCACGGCCAAGACGATAGAAACGCTGATCGCCCTGGTGCAGTTCTTCGTGGGCGGCGTGGTCGCGGGCACGATTTTGTTCGCGGTGCTGCGCTGGCTGGACCGCGAAGGGCGCGCGGACATGCTGTACTTCGTCGGCCTGATTGGCGGAGCGATCTTGGGCCTGCCGATGATCGTCATCAGCCTGCACGTCAACACGACCGCCGACGCGCCGGATCAGGTCCGGGTGCTGTGGCTGGCGGTGGCATTCCTGGTGTGGGGCGGGGCGATCACGTGGGCCTACCTGCGCCTGAAGCGCCTGTCTTCCCCGGCGGAGGAAGCGGGTATGTCCGGCGTCGAGGTGGTGTCGCTCAGCCGCCGCCAGTTCCTGGTGCGTGTTGGCGCGGCGACCGCCACACTGACCGTACTCGGCGCGGGCGTCGCGTACGCGCTGGAGTGGCAGGACAGCCGCGAATACCAGCAGCGCATCGAGCGCAACCGCGCCGCCGCCATGCCCGACGATCTGCCCAACGCCGGGGCGGGTGTGCAGCCGGTCGCCGGGACGCGGCCCGAATATACGCCGCTTGAAGATCACTATCGCATCGATATCAACGTGCGTCCGCCCGAAATCGACGGCGCCTCATGGCGGCTGAAGATCGACGGTCTGGTCGATAATCCGATGGAGATCGGCATCGACGACTTGCGCAGCACTTACAACGCGCGTGACCAGTACGTGACGCTGGCCTGCATCTCCAACCCCGTCGCGGGCGACCTGACCAGCACGACGCTGTGGACCGGGCCGAGCCTGCGCGATGTGCTGGCCGACGCGGGTCTCCAGGACGGCGCGACGCACCTGCGCATCAGCGCCGAGGACGGCTTCTACGAGACGGTCGCGCTGGACGTGGTCAACAACGACGAGCGCGTGATGCTGGCCTACGACTGGGATCACATCCCGCTGCTGACCCAGCACGGCTTCCCGCTGCGCGTCTACATCCCCGATCACTACGGCATGAAGCAGCCGAAGTGGATCACCGAGATCGAGGTGATGGACCACGACGAGGACGGCTATTGGGTGACGCGCGGCTGGGACAAGGAAGCCCGTATGCGCGCAACCTCGGTCATCGACGTGGTGGCCGCCGACATGAGCTACGAGCAGGACGGCCAGACGTTCGTGCCCGTGGGCGGCATCGCGCACGCCGGGGCGCGCGGCATCTCGAAGGTCGAAGTGAGTGTGGACGACGGCGAATGGGTCGAGGCGGAGCTGCGGCAGCCGCTCAGCGAAACGACGTGGGTCCTCTGGCGCTACGACTGGCCGTTCCAGGCGGGCGAGCACACCTTCGCCGTGCGCTGCTACGAGGGCGACGGCACGCCGCAGGTCGAGGAACGCCACTCGACCATGCCCGCCGGGGCGACCGGCATCCACACCGTCACGCGCACGGTGTAG